The following coding sequences are from one bacterium SCSIO 12741 window:
- a CDS encoding AAA family ATPase, with translation MDKTFARDQILKNLNLKPTQDQFRFIKQFAEFLTERPERIFVLRGYAGTGKTTLVRSLAKALPALKMKSLLMAPTGRAAKVLSKYSRRRASTVHRVIYSLDTAGGAVLTFRLGRNKSKDTLFIVDESSMISGSTQAADQLFSGSNLLDDLIRYVDDGENCSILFIGDVAQLPPVNERVSPALSPKLLSDKYLKRAVMFEMKEVVRQEQESGILFNATQTRHRLLNQELLPQFNADFPDVKAISGVDFQDQLESCYSQGSIEDSIVICRSNKQANRYNQTIRNRVLYKEEELESGDLLMVVRNNYHWLDATSQAGFIANGDIVELLSISKMEEKWGFRFAHAEVRMLDYPDQDPISVVLNINALCSDSPAMTRDENDKLYEAIQKRHSDIKDKTIRRMKIKNDPYFQALQVKFSYAITCHKAQGGQWKNVFVDQGYLTPEMQGVDLMRWMYTAITRATDSLYLLNFDEQFISDGEESE, from the coding sequence GTGGATAAAACTTTTGCCAGGGACCAAATCCTAAAGAATTTAAACCTGAAACCCACCCAGGACCAGTTTCGGTTCATTAAACAATTTGCCGAATTTCTTACTGAGCGGCCTGAGCGCATTTTCGTTCTCCGGGGTTATGCCGGTACGGGGAAAACCACTTTGGTACGGTCACTTGCAAAAGCCTTGCCAGCTTTAAAGATGAAATCTTTGCTGATGGCACCCACTGGAAGGGCGGCCAAAGTGCTCTCCAAATATTCCAGGAGAAGGGCTTCAACGGTGCACCGTGTAATTTATTCTTTGGATACCGCTGGTGGGGCAGTTTTGACCTTTCGTTTGGGAAGAAATAAGTCCAAGGATACCTTATTTATAGTGGATGAGTCTTCCATGATTAGTGGAAGTACCCAAGCTGCGGATCAGTTGTTTTCGGGGTCCAATTTGTTGGATGATTTAATTCGGTATGTGGACGACGGTGAAAATTGTTCTATCCTATTTATTGGAGACGTGGCGCAGCTCCCACCGGTCAACGAGCGGGTGAGTCCAGCCCTTAGTCCCAAATTACTGAGCGACAAATACCTGAAACGAGCGGTCATGTTTGAAATGAAGGAGGTAGTTCGTCAAGAGCAGGAATCGGGTATTTTGTTCAATGCCACCCAAACTCGGCATCGATTATTAAACCAAGAACTACTGCCTCAATTTAATGCGGATTTTCCAGATGTAAAGGCTATTTCAGGAGTCGATTTTCAAGATCAGCTTGAGAGTTGCTATTCCCAAGGAAGCATTGAAGATAGCATTGTTATTTGCCGGTCAAACAAACAAGCGAATCGCTACAACCAAACTATTCGTAATCGAGTACTCTATAAAGAAGAGGAATTAGAGTCTGGCGATTTGCTCATGGTGGTACGCAACAACTATCATTGGCTCGATGCTACTTCGCAGGCTGGGTTTATTGCCAACGGAGATATTGTTGAGTTGCTCAGTATCTCAAAGATGGAAGAGAAATGGGGCTTCCGATTTGCCCATGCTGAAGTGCGTATGCTCGACTATCCTGACCAGGACCCGATCAGTGTTGTGCTCAACATCAATGCGCTTTGTTCCGATTCACCGGCCATGACTCGGGATGAAAATGATAAACTTTACGAAGCCATTCAAAAACGCCATTCCGACATTAAGGATAAGACGATTCGCAGAATGAAAATCAAAAACGATCCTTATTTCCAGGCCTTACAGGTAAAGTTTTCCTATGCCATTACTTGCCACAAAGCTCAGGGTGGACAGTGGAAAAACGTATTTGTGGATCAGGGCTACCTCACCCCAGAAATGCAAGGAGTGGATTTAATGCGGTGGATGTATACGGCCATTACCCGAGCCACAGATAGCCTCTACCTACTCAACTTTGACGAACAATTCATCAGTGACGGTGAAGAGTCCGAATAG
- the dnaE gene encoding DNA polymerase III subunit alpha: MYLIFDTETTGLPKRFDAPLTDFDNWPRMVQLAWQLHDSEGQLVEVKNFIIKPDGYTIPYNAEKIHGISTQRAKEQGVDLAFALEEFNQALERANYNVGHNIEFDINIVGCEYLRAGLETSLHDKAPLDTKSEATAFHVAIPGGRGGKFKWPTLTELHEKLFGEAFGEAHNASADVEATARCFLELIRIEVVSPDEVGLSDDEYAAFLLANPERIEAIGLNIEPYDPRELGEEQEEEEVQTAVSDGLRVDPKYDLPLDEIQFTQLHNHSQYSVLQATTNINNLCKRAAEYGMPAVAVTDLGNMYAAFQFTRAAMGAGIKPIVGSEVFVAEQYKRLQFTKDDPDRRRPIVLIAKDKDAYHNLSKIVSEGFINGFYAGIPRVGKEVIEEFKEGLICLSGGINSEVAHLVLNVGEEQAEEAVKYWHGLFGEDYYLELTDHGLDEEKHLNSVLIHFAEKYGIKVVAANNTYYLNQADANAHDILMCIKEGERQSTPIGRGRGFRPGMPNQEFYFKSQDEMKRIFKDVPQALANTMEIVDKIEPFKLDSESLLPEFALPEGFTDQNDYLRHLTYEGAKTHYPEITDEIRERLDYELKIIKEMGFPGYFLIVQDFTSQARLMGVSVGPGRGSAAGSAVAFCVGITNIDPIKYKLLFERFLNPERVTMPDIDIDFDDEGRGAIIDWVVEKYGYKQVAQIVTYGTMAAKSSLRDVGRVLDMPLNDVNTITKSFPDHLSATLNKVLADGGVQDKLKSKFNSDQSRQAEEFRTMSEGDDFAAKVINQAKILEGSVRSTGTHACGVIIAPDDLTKYIPVSTSKDADLLITQFDNKVVEDAGLLKMDFLGLKTLTIIKHAIRMIKERHGVEIDPDEIPLDDEKTFELYQRGETNGTFQFESGGMQKYLRKLKPTDIEDLIAMNALYRPGPLQFIDTFIDRKHGREKVEYPHQLIEGILKDTNGIMVYQEQIMQTAQIIGGFTLGGADLLRRAMGKKKMDVMQQQKAVFAEGAERLHGIEVEKSNEIFEVMEKFAEYGFNRSHSAAYTLVAFQTAYLKANYPAEFMASVLTNNMNDIKKVTFFMEECRRMEIPVLGPDVNESQYRFAVNDKGEIRFGMGAIKGVGEGAVEAIVACRTENGKFHSIFQFTKNIDHKSVNKRTMESLALAGAFDSFGGTHRAQYFYSEGTGPTFLENAVKFGINHQASKNSSQVSLFGESSAVQIPEPQPPVCEEWGTLEKLSKERDLVGIFISGHPLDDYRLEIQHFCTRNFNLGILAENMEALMGKNELRFAGIVTEATHLTTKSGKPFGKVRIEDYKGDFEIVLFGEDYLNNKAYLTNNYYLFVQGRVVMSRFRNEPEFKVTKMSLLTDLREKIAQEITLNIELSRIDDEFINELTEIIEGNEGNCRVKMKFVDEKERIDASGLARGKKVSITDELIKQLDILDVKFDMN; the protein is encoded by the coding sequence ATGTATTTAATTTTTGATACCGAGACTACCGGACTTCCGAAACGTTTCGACGCCCCACTTACCGATTTTGACAACTGGCCGAGAATGGTTCAGCTCGCCTGGCAGTTGCATGATTCGGAAGGACAACTGGTGGAAGTCAAAAATTTCATCATCAAACCCGATGGGTATACCATTCCCTACAACGCTGAAAAGATTCACGGAATTTCCACTCAGCGAGCCAAGGAACAAGGGGTGGATCTGGCCTTTGCTCTGGAAGAATTTAATCAAGCTCTGGAGCGTGCCAATTACAACGTGGGGCACAATATTGAGTTTGATATCAACATTGTGGGCTGCGAGTACCTCCGTGCCGGATTGGAAACCTCCCTGCACGATAAGGCTCCCTTGGATACCAAATCTGAGGCTACCGCATTTCACGTGGCTATTCCCGGTGGACGTGGAGGTAAGTTCAAATGGCCCACGCTGACTGAGCTACACGAAAAACTTTTTGGCGAGGCCTTTGGAGAAGCACACAACGCTTCCGCCGACGTTGAGGCGACTGCCCGTTGTTTCCTGGAATTGATTCGTATTGAAGTTGTAAGTCCTGATGAAGTTGGACTGAGCGACGATGAATACGCGGCCTTTTTGCTGGCCAATCCCGAGCGAATCGAGGCCATTGGCTTGAACATTGAACCCTATGATCCCAGGGAATTAGGCGAAGAACAGGAAGAGGAAGAAGTTCAAACGGCGGTTTCGGATGGATTGAGGGTGGATCCGAAGTATGATCTTCCCTTAGATGAAATACAATTTACCCAACTCCATAACCACTCACAGTACTCCGTTCTTCAGGCTACCACCAACATCAATAACCTGTGTAAACGGGCCGCCGAATACGGCATGCCTGCCGTTGCGGTAACGGATTTAGGGAACATGTATGCGGCCTTTCAGTTTACTCGGGCTGCTATGGGAGCAGGAATTAAACCCATTGTGGGTTCTGAGGTATTCGTAGCCGAGCAGTACAAAAGACTTCAATTTACCAAGGACGATCCGGACCGTAGACGACCGATTGTTCTTATTGCCAAGGATAAGGATGCCTACCACAACCTATCCAAAATTGTTTCAGAAGGATTTATCAATGGTTTCTATGCGGGTATTCCCCGGGTAGGTAAAGAAGTAATTGAAGAATTTAAAGAAGGATTGATCTGCCTGTCCGGAGGTATTAATTCTGAAGTGGCTCACCTGGTACTGAACGTAGGTGAGGAGCAAGCCGAAGAAGCCGTAAAATACTGGCATGGACTATTTGGTGAGGACTATTACCTGGAATTGACTGATCACGGACTGGATGAAGAAAAACACTTGAATTCCGTCCTGATTCACTTTGCCGAGAAATATGGAATTAAGGTAGTTGCCGCTAACAATACGTATTACCTGAATCAAGCGGATGCCAATGCCCACGATATCTTGATGTGTATCAAAGAAGGGGAGCGGCAGAGTACACCCATTGGGCGAGGTCGTGGATTTCGTCCGGGTATGCCTAACCAGGAATTTTACTTCAAGTCTCAGGATGAGATGAAGCGCATCTTCAAAGATGTACCACAAGCCCTGGCCAATACCATGGAAATTGTGGACAAAATTGAGCCCTTCAAACTCGATTCTGAATCCCTGCTTCCTGAGTTTGCTTTGCCTGAAGGCTTTACCGATCAGAATGATTACCTCAGACACCTGACTTACGAAGGGGCTAAAACGCATTACCCGGAAATCACCGACGAGATTCGAGAACGACTCGATTACGAGTTGAAGATCATTAAGGAAATGGGGTTCCCGGGTTACTTCCTCATTGTACAGGATTTTACCTCCCAAGCTCGGTTAATGGGTGTGTCGGTAGGACCGGGACGGGGATCGGCAGCCGGATCTGCTGTCGCCTTCTGTGTGGGGATTACCAACATTGACCCAATAAAGTACAAGCTACTCTTCGAGCGATTCCTAAACCCGGAGCGTGTAACCATGCCCGATATCGATATCGACTTTGATGATGAAGGTCGTGGAGCCATTATCGACTGGGTAGTAGAGAAGTACGGCTACAAACAGGTGGCCCAAATTGTGACCTATGGTACCATGGCGGCCAAAAGTTCGCTCCGGGATGTAGGTCGGGTTTTGGATATGCCACTCAACGATGTAAATACCATCACCAAGTCCTTTCCCGATCACCTAAGTGCTACACTGAATAAAGTATTGGCCGATGGTGGGGTTCAGGATAAGCTGAAATCCAAATTCAACTCCGATCAGAGCAGGCAGGCTGAGGAATTCAGAACCATGTCTGAAGGGGATGACTTTGCCGCCAAGGTGATTAACCAGGCCAAGATTCTGGAAGGTTCGGTTCGAAGCACGGGTACACACGCCTGTGGGGTAATTATCGCACCCGATGACCTGACCAAATACATTCCGGTATCCACCTCCAAGGATGCCGACCTGCTCATTACGCAGTTTGATAACAAGGTAGTTGAGGATGCGGGTCTGCTTAAGATGGACTTCCTCGGACTGAAAACCTTGACCATTATCAAGCACGCCATCCGCATGATCAAGGAGCGGCATGGTGTGGAAATCGATCCGGATGAAATTCCGCTGGACGATGAAAAGACTTTTGAACTGTATCAACGCGGAGAAACAAACGGAACCTTCCAGTTTGAGTCCGGTGGGATGCAGAAATACCTCCGCAAGCTCAAGCCCACCGATATTGAGGATTTGATTGCGATGAACGCCCTGTATCGTCCGGGGCCCCTCCAGTTTATTGATACCTTCATCGATCGGAAGCACGGTCGGGAAAAGGTGGAGTACCCTCACCAGTTGATTGAGGGGATTCTAAAAGATACCAATGGTATCATGGTTTACCAGGAGCAGATTATGCAGACTGCTCAGATCATTGGAGGATTTACACTCGGTGGAGCGGATTTGCTTCGACGGGCGATGGGTAAGAAGAAAATGGATGTAATGCAGCAACAGAAAGCTGTATTTGCCGAAGGTGCCGAGCGACTGCACGGAATTGAGGTAGAAAAATCCAACGAGATCTTTGAGGTGATGGAGAAGTTTGCCGAGTATGGATTTAACCGATCCCACTCTGCAGCTTATACTTTGGTAGCCTTTCAAACCGCCTACCTCAAAGCCAATTACCCAGCCGAATTTATGGCGTCCGTATTGACCAACAACATGAACGACATCAAAAAGGTGACTTTCTTTATGGAAGAATGTCGTCGGATGGAGATTCCTGTATTAGGTCCGGATGTCAACGAATCCCAATACCGATTTGCGGTAAACGACAAAGGGGAGATTCGATTTGGAATGGGAGCTATTAAAGGAGTAGGGGAAGGTGCTGTAGAAGCCATCGTTGCCTGCCGAACTGAGAACGGTAAGTTCCATTCTATTTTCCAATTCACCAAAAACATTGATCACAAATCGGTGAACAAACGTACCATGGAATCCCTGGCCTTGGCTGGAGCATTTGATTCCTTTGGGGGGACTCACCGAGCTCAATATTTTTACTCAGAGGGAACCGGGCCTACTTTCCTCGAAAACGCAGTAAAGTTTGGAATCAACCACCAGGCCTCTAAAAACAGTTCCCAGGTTTCTCTTTTTGGAGAATCTTCAGCGGTACAAATTCCGGAACCTCAGCCTCCCGTTTGTGAGGAGTGGGGAACCTTGGAGAAACTATCCAAGGAAAGGGATTTGGTAGGGATCTTTATCTCGGGACACCCTTTGGATGACTACCGCCTGGAAATTCAACATTTCTGTACCCGCAACTTTAACCTCGGTATTCTCGCTGAAAACATGGAAGCCCTCATGGGTAAAAATGAGCTGCGTTTTGCTGGAATCGTCACAGAGGCAACACACCTGACCACCAAGTCGGGTAAACCCTTTGGAAAGGTACGCATCGAGGACTACAAAGGCGATTTTGAAATTGTACTCTTCGGCGAGGATTACCTCAACAACAAAGCATACCTGACCAACAATTATTACCTGTTTGTTCAGGGTAGGGTAGTTATGTCTCGATTCAGAAATGAGCCCGAATTCAAGGTTACTAAGATGAGTTTGCTCACCGACCTGAGGGAAAAGATTGCTCAGGAAATTACTTTGAACATCGAATTGAGCCGAATTGACGATGAATTCATCAATGAACTAACAGAAATCATTGAGGGAAATGAAGGCAATTGTCGGGTCAAAATGAAGTTTGTGGACGAAAAAGAGCGAATTGACGCCAGTGGACTCGCTCGAGGTAAAAAAGTTTCTATCACCGACGAACTGATTAAACAGCTTGATATTCTTGATGTTAAATTCGACATGAATTAG
- a CDS encoding DUF5060 domain-containing protein translates to MRTLLIAWLCLAFTPFTYAQIERFQKFEHTINPSSIPGPYQPLYSTKNPFDKREVILRATVYAPSGTTHNVEGFFYGNYTINTLNNSPHAMWPFMPGQSMSNQISNSWKVRFTPEEVGNYVIKLGFYFPNENLYVPIPNVSFSSLTESKPNSSFIRLNNGFDYSYDNGQVYHPIGLNVPGNPAWGQSSGPKVNFFETIFQRFDENGVNHARIWMNYAGTMAIQGIGYTYGCEPYLYRFNLADAYAFDQVFELAEQYNITLKISFFNANNFTQGDFWNKYNAYNANVAPPGPGVCQTPVGGPCNSEIDFFTNTEAFALQSNVVRYIIDRYGYSTQVIQWEIFNEIDQIWNEGHITSADIPHLVTWHNAMASIVRDHDVYNRALGTSYIGFEDEVGAHQLGMDPSMDLVSLHVYLNQWENRSPDQIFYSPANFSTKISLLRQKFPGKPVCLNEMGSLQMNGMPFSMNYTEYDPHGFSIHTDIWTSFFDADLGAGMNWTVEHFISRTSSFHGALNNLVQFRGLRSFVDQVPAKKGVKREVVHEENYFLRWLTTPENQIFGWYQDKAGTINNLIRSGSTGLNASSAPVMEPYVHTPNSANRPSFKANGYFSVSIPIPYANYEIKWYDTRTGNLIQTDRQVGGCNELNLSLPWLIKQTSRYMDAAFVIEPISMSEDWQKVWTNHATGNLGDSLKSKIPTSF, encoded by the coding sequence ATGAGAACGTTATTGATTGCCTGGCTTTGCCTTGCATTCACTCCATTCACTTATGCCCAAATTGAGCGGTTCCAAAAATTTGAGCATACCATTAACCCCAGTAGTATTCCAGGCCCTTATCAGCCCTTGTACAGTACCAAAAATCCTTTTGATAAGCGGGAGGTTATCCTTAGGGCCACGGTATATGCACCTAGCGGAACGACTCATAACGTAGAAGGTTTCTTTTACGGAAACTACACCATCAACACACTGAACAATTCACCTCATGCCATGTGGCCATTTATGCCCGGGCAATCGATGTCTAACCAAATTTCTAATTCCTGGAAAGTTCGATTTACACCCGAAGAGGTGGGGAATTATGTAATTAAACTGGGTTTCTATTTCCCCAATGAAAACTTATATGTTCCTATTCCAAACGTTAGCTTTTCTTCCCTTACTGAATCAAAACCCAATTCCAGCTTTATTCGGCTGAATAACGGATTTGATTACAGCTATGACAACGGGCAAGTTTATCACCCGATCGGACTAAACGTACCAGGCAATCCGGCGTGGGGACAAAGCAGTGGACCGAAAGTCAATTTCTTTGAGACCATCTTTCAGCGCTTTGATGAAAACGGTGTTAATCACGCTCGGATATGGATGAATTATGCTGGAACAATGGCCATTCAAGGAATTGGTTATACCTATGGTTGCGAACCCTATCTCTATCGATTCAACCTGGCCGATGCTTATGCCTTCGACCAGGTTTTTGAGTTAGCCGAGCAATACAACATAACTCTGAAAATCAGTTTCTTCAATGCCAACAATTTTACCCAAGGAGATTTCTGGAATAAATACAATGCTTACAATGCCAATGTAGCGCCACCTGGCCCTGGAGTTTGCCAAACGCCTGTAGGTGGCCCTTGTAATTCAGAAATCGACTTCTTTACCAATACCGAAGCCTTCGCCTTGCAGAGCAATGTGGTGCGCTACATTATCGATCGCTATGGATATAGCACTCAGGTCATTCAATGGGAAATTTTCAATGAAATCGATCAAATTTGGAATGAGGGACATATTACTTCCGCCGATATTCCTCATTTGGTGACTTGGCACAATGCTATGGCTTCGATTGTTCGTGATCACGATGTGTATAATCGTGCTTTAGGAACCAGCTATATTGGTTTTGAGGATGAGGTAGGAGCCCATCAGTTGGGAATGGACCCATCCATGGATTTGGTTTCCTTACATGTGTACTTGAACCAATGGGAAAACCGGTCACCCGACCAGATTTTCTATTCTCCAGCCAACTTTAGCACCAAGATTTCTCTTCTTCGTCAGAAGTTTCCAGGTAAACCCGTTTGCCTCAATGAAATGGGCTCCTTGCAAATGAATGGAATGCCCTTTAGTATGAATTATACGGAATACGATCCTCATGGATTTAGTATTCATACCGATATCTGGACCAGTTTTTTTGACGCCGATCTCGGTGCAGGAATGAATTGGACGGTAGAGCATTTTATAAGTCGAACCAGTTCGTTTCATGGTGCATTAAACAACTTGGTTCAGTTTAGGGGGCTTCGATCCTTTGTAGATCAGGTTCCGGCCAAAAAAGGAGTTAAGCGTGAGGTGGTTCACGAAGAGAATTACTTCTTAAGGTGGTTAACCACGCCCGAAAATCAAATCTTTGGTTGGTACCAGGATAAGGCAGGAACGATTAATAACCTTATTCGATCCGGTAGTACGGGATTAAATGCATCATCCGCTCCCGTGATGGAACCTTATGTTCATACGCCCAATTCCGCGAACAGACCAAGTTTCAAGGCCAACGGTTACTTTTCGGTGAGCATCCCAATTCCATACGCCAATTACGAAATCAAGTGGTATGACACCCGTACTGGTAATTTGATTCAAACCGATCGTCAGGTAGGAGGATGCAATGAACTTAACTTGAGTCTGCCATGGTTGATCAAACAAACCTCCCGATACATGGATGCCGCTTTTGTTATTGAACCTATTTCCATGTCAGAGGATTGGCAAAAGGTATGGACCAATCACGCTACAGGTAATCTGGGGGATTCACTCAAATCAAAGATTCCGACAAGTTTTTGA
- a CDS encoding T9SS type A sorting domain-containing protein has protein sequence MTGDFNRNGREELLWIRTDQNAGMNTHATFEYISGNWSPVWSNLGGSHVVNSSFDAVYSGTRLIVGDFDGDGGDDILAVPQSGLIKMYKYDNGDFVLHHTIPSGHAVYPYREGLAAGNLDGGSEDELLGHIENGWTTIFKYLNGNFVWFDSDQGTSSVKPYPTGSIRMADVDDDGKDEMIALGNWGTLFNYDNGNFSWAWSTNGSNSFGGWNYPLVSGDVMLFGQLDSDTREEVMFIQRGAAAYWAATLDLQIHPVTGAHSWNWNWTANNANAGVHPYINDWPINAGTSPTSYVMIQAEKWQPHYLLCFRRGTCAPNTKYLVSMYRSEPGANRSADAEAMITATEESEVKEPSSWKIYPNPAKDQVFIEWSDPSEETTIRVYNASGALVLQEAISIESGRAYKLDVSSYPTGVYQVVSSSSAGTQTKQLIITK, from the coding sequence TTGACCGGTGATTTTAACCGAAACGGAAGAGAAGAACTATTGTGGATTAGAACCGATCAGAACGCAGGAATGAATACCCATGCTACTTTCGAATACATTAGCGGAAACTGGAGTCCGGTTTGGTCCAATTTAGGTGGATCCCATGTGGTGAATTCCTCTTTTGATGCGGTCTACTCAGGCACCCGATTGATCGTTGGTGATTTTGATGGAGATGGAGGTGATGATATCCTGGCTGTCCCTCAATCCGGTTTGATCAAAATGTACAAATACGACAATGGAGATTTTGTGCTGCATCATACCATTCCTTCTGGTCATGCTGTTTATCCCTACCGAGAAGGATTGGCCGCCGGAAATCTGGATGGTGGATCTGAAGACGAGTTATTGGGGCATATTGAAAATGGCTGGACTACTATTTTCAAATACCTGAACGGAAACTTCGTATGGTTCGATTCCGACCAGGGGACAAGCTCCGTTAAACCTTATCCAACGGGAAGTATTCGTATGGCGGATGTAGATGACGATGGAAAAGATGAAATGATTGCTCTTGGAAACTGGGGAACCCTGTTTAATTACGACAATGGAAACTTTTCCTGGGCTTGGTCTACCAATGGTTCCAACAGCTTTGGCGGCTGGAATTATCCCTTGGTAAGCGGAGATGTTATGCTCTTTGGTCAGTTAGATTCGGATACCAGGGAAGAGGTGATGTTTATTCAGCGAGGAGCGGCCGCTTATTGGGCTGCAACTTTGGATTTACAGATTCATCCGGTAACAGGGGCTCATTCCTGGAACTGGAATTGGACGGCCAACAATGCGAATGCTGGGGTACATCCTTATATTAATGACTGGCCCATCAATGCCGGTACTTCGCCAACGAGCTATGTAATGATTCAGGCTGAGAAGTGGCAACCTCATTATTTGCTTTGTTTCCGAAGAGGCACCTGTGCACCGAACACGAAGTACCTGGTGAGCATGTACCGTTCTGAGCCAGGAGCCAATCGTTCGGCCGATGCTGAAGCCATGATAACGGCTACAGAAGAATCTGAAGTGAAAGAGCCATCTTCCTGGAAAATCTACCCGAATCCGGCAAAAGATCAAGTATTCATCGAATGGAGCGATCCTTCTGAGGAAACTACCATTCGGGTATACAATGCCTCCGGAGCTCTGGTTCTACAGGAAGCCATTTCTATAGAATCGGGAAGAGCGTATAAACTCGATGTGTCTTCCTATCCTACAGGAGTATACCAGGTAGTTAGTTCCTCTTCGGCGGGAACTCAAACCAAGCAATTGATTATTACCAAATAA
- a CDS encoding carbon-nitrogen hydrolase family protein, which yields MENLLKIGMAQIAPVLLDRNKTLDKVKEYVLKASQEECGLVVFGEAMVPGYPFWLSLTHASEFNSIIQKEIHAHYIRNAVQIESGDLDEICELARTEQIAIYLGIIERAQNRGGHSLYCSLVYIDAEGSIRSVHRKLQPTYEERLSWSPGDGHGLQVHDIGPFRVGGLNCWENWMPLSRTALYGQGENLHIAVWPGCLRNTEDITPFLAKEGRSFSVSVSGVLRKEDIPEDIPHYDKIIADAPDVLVDGGSCIAAPNGEWIVAPVVNEEGLFTANLDFNRVLEERQNFDPVGHYSRPDVTKLIVNRERQAAVNFL from the coding sequence ATGGAAAATCTTCTTAAAATCGGAATGGCGCAGATTGCCCCTGTTTTGTTGGATCGCAACAAAACCCTGGACAAGGTGAAGGAATACGTCCTTAAGGCGAGCCAGGAGGAATGTGGACTTGTCGTATTTGGAGAAGCTATGGTTCCTGGATATCCATTCTGGCTGTCCTTGACCCATGCTTCTGAGTTCAATTCCATCATCCAAAAGGAGATCCATGCCCACTATATTCGAAATGCGGTTCAAATTGAATCCGGTGATTTGGATGAAATCTGCGAATTAGCACGAACGGAACAAATTGCCATTTATCTGGGAATCATTGAGCGGGCTCAAAATCGCGGAGGTCACAGCTTATACTGTTCCCTGGTTTACATCGATGCTGAGGGAAGTATTCGATCGGTCCATCGTAAACTTCAACCCACCTACGAAGAACGACTGTCTTGGTCCCCCGGTGATGGTCATGGCCTGCAAGTTCATGATATAGGTCCTTTCCGGGTTGGCGGGTTAAACTGCTGGGAAAATTGGATGCCTTTGAGCCGCACTGCTCTGTATGGACAAGGCGAGAATTTGCACATAGCCGTGTGGCCAGGCTGTCTTAGAAATACGGAAGATATCACTCCCTTTCTGGCTAAAGAAGGGCGCTCCTTTTCGGTATCCGTAAGCGGGGTACTCCGAAAAGAAGACATCCCGGAGGACATTCCACATTACGATAAAATCATAGCCGACGCTCCCGATGTTTTGGTGGATGGCGGTTCTTGTATAGCCGCTCCCAATGGCGAGTGGATTGTTGCACCAGTGGTAAACGAGGAAGGATTGTTTACCGCCAACTTGGATTTTAATCGGGTATTGGAAGAACGCCAGAATTTTGACCCGGTTGGACACTACTCCCGGCCTGATGTAACCAAGTTGATCGTTAACCGGGAAAGGCAGGCTGCTGTGAACTTTTTGTAA